AAAGTGTTAAAGGCGGTTGAGCAGTGTGGCTATATGGTCAATCAAGTCGCTAAAGACCTCAAATCACAAAAAACCAACTTAATTGGCGTGATTGTGCCGCGCGTCTCCTCTCACGCAACAGCGCAAGGTGTGGATGGACTTACCGCTATTTTTGAGCAAGCAGGTAAACATGTTTTACTGGCCAATACTCATCAAGTCCATGCAAAGGAAATTGAATATATTCAGATATTTAATCAAAAGCGGGTGGAAGGTATTGTGTTTTATGCCACTCACCTTGATCAGCCGCTGATACATGCGATTCAACACTCGGCGGTACCTGTGGTTTTGGTTGGTCAAGATGGCTCTTTGTATAACATTCCCAGTATTGTGCATGACGATCACCGTGTCGGCTTCGAAGCAGGACAACGCTTAGTCAAAGCAGGCTGCAAGCAGATCGGCTTTATTGGGGTACAAAGTGATGACATTGCGGTTGATGTGCTGCGTTCACAAGGCTTGCAGCAAGCACTGGGGTTCCATCAACAAACGTTGCTGTTTCATGCGCGCGGTAATTTTTCAATAGAATCGGGCTACCAAATGGCAAAACAAGCCTACCTTGACTATCCACAGCTCGATGGCCTTTTCTGTGCCACCGACAGGCTAGCGGTTGGCGCCATTAAAGCCTTGCAAGAGCTTGGGGTTCACGTTGGACAGCAAGTCAAACTGCTCGGTGTCGGTAATGATGAGTTGGCTTATGTCAGCAATCCCCCACTCTCCACTTTTAACTATGCTTTTGATAAAGCAGGAGAAAATGCTGCGAAAATGCTATTAGAACGCATCGCCGGACGTGGACAAGAGATGAGCAAAGTGGTACTGACCTTCCAAAACATTCAACGTGAGACTTGCCCAGTCTAACCATGAAATACTTGCTTTACCGATTTTGCGGCGCTAAATTGAGAACGTTCCCGAATTTAGTGGTTAGGTAAGTCCATGTTATTAGATACGCTGCTCGAACTCGCGGGTGGAATAAACAATGTCACGCGCATTTTAGCTCCACAGGGGCAAGTGGTTTTGGCACTAAAACATCCCCCGCATACCCCTCACCTTCCTGATGATGTGAGTTTGCAATCAGTACTCGGAGAGTGGCAACTCTCTGTTCAACGCACTGCTGAAGTGTCCGATCAGCAACTCGCCGCGATAGGTAAAGCGATTGCCGAGCGCCAAAAGCTTGAAACTCTCCCTTATCAAACAGCCT
This genomic window from Vibrio metoecus contains:
- a CDS encoding LacI family DNA-binding transcriptional regulator encodes the protein MASLHDVARLAGVSKSTVSRVINDEYGVKESTKIKVLKAVEQCGYMVNQVAKDLKSQKTNLIGVIVPRVSSHATAQGVDGLTAIFEQAGKHVLLANTHQVHAKEIEYIQIFNQKRVEGIVFYATHLDQPLIHAIQHSAVPVVLVGQDGSLYNIPSIVHDDHRVGFEAGQRLVKAGCKQIGFIGVQSDDIAVDVLRSQGLQQALGFHQQTLLFHARGNFSIESGYQMAKQAYLDYPQLDGLFCATDRLAVGAIKALQELGVHVGQQVKLLGVGNDELAYVSNPPLSTFNYAFDKAGENAAKMLLERIAGRGQEMSKVVLTFQNIQRETCPV